The Urbifossiella limnaea genome has a window encoding:
- a CDS encoding catalase family protein, with protein sequence MRAFWERMKLWLAARFFIVTVILWINVFRRRMSHNAGCGGRGKLRIVSDPKFPASDFFEPGREFPCRIRHGAAGYLDEAMSQVRSGSLKFADTPFKSPLDLQMNTGRHCFFWNASSFLEFVGTRIKESMFRSTDNLIHYRSYHRKYGDGRKSAADAQFRTPQSNATMYYHSQTPFDWRAKDGVPRYVRFRLIPGDRAPEFDPFPPNPEWVAQVAADVKLAETAADQHAAQGEPRPVDYLREEWYARLKAGPVRHVLQIQWHDVKPDDPDVIRNPLEPWDEATHPWVDLAEVEITEPLSYADQDYMAFEVTNLPPCMALLPAKSMQDYNSLNYMRQFAVYSIRARRFFTWLMGRPKETTAGDRARVRNRRPWGI encoded by the coding sequence ATGCGTGCGTTCTGGGAGCGGATGAAGCTGTGGCTCGCCGCCCGGTTCTTCATCGTCACCGTCATCCTGTGGATCAACGTCTTCCGCCGCCGCATGTCGCACAACGCCGGGTGCGGCGGCCGCGGCAAGCTGCGTATCGTGAGCGACCCGAAGTTTCCGGCGTCCGACTTCTTCGAGCCCGGCCGCGAGTTCCCGTGCCGCATCCGCCACGGCGCCGCCGGCTACCTCGACGAGGCCATGAGCCAGGTCCGCAGCGGCAGCCTGAAGTTCGCCGACACGCCGTTCAAGAGCCCGCTCGACCTGCAGATGAACACCGGCCGCCACTGCTTCTTCTGGAACGCCAGCAGCTTCCTGGAGTTCGTCGGCACCCGCATCAAGGAGTCGATGTTCCGCAGCACCGACAACCTCATCCACTACCGCTCCTACCACCGCAAGTACGGCGACGGGCGGAAGTCGGCGGCGGACGCGCAGTTCCGCACGCCGCAGTCGAACGCCACCATGTACTACCACAGCCAGACGCCGTTCGACTGGCGGGCGAAGGACGGCGTGCCGCGGTACGTGCGGTTCCGCCTCATCCCCGGCGACCGCGCCCCGGAGTTCGACCCGTTCCCGCCGAACCCCGAGTGGGTGGCCCAGGTGGCGGCCGACGTGAAGCTCGCCGAGACGGCCGCCGACCAGCACGCGGCGCAGGGCGAGCCGCGGCCGGTGGACTACCTGCGCGAGGAGTGGTACGCCCGGCTGAAGGCCGGCCCGGTGCGGCACGTGCTGCAAATCCAGTGGCACGACGTGAAGCCCGACGACCCCGACGTGATCCGCAACCCGCTGGAGCCGTGGGACGAGGCGACGCACCCGTGGGTCGATCTGGCGGAAGTCGAGATCACCGAGCCGCTGAGCTACGCGGACCAGGACTACATGGCGTTCGAGGTGACGAACCTGCCGCCGTGTATGGCGCTGCTCCCCGCGAAGTCGATGCAGGACTACAACTCGCTGAACTACATGCGGCAGTTCGCCGTGTACTCGATCCGCGCCCGGCGGTTCTTCACGTGGCTGATGGGCCGGCCGAAGGAGACGACGGCCGGCGACCGGGCCAGGGTACGGAACCGCCGCCCGTGGGGGATTTGA
- the ilvN gene encoding acetolactate synthase small subunit — protein sequence MRHVLSALVHNQPGVLATVSGMLASRGFNIESLAVGETERHNVSRMVFVVNGDDTVVDQVRKQLDKLVPVIRVDDISAEDFVERDLMLIKVQCPSDKRPEVFQLTESFRGRVVDIQHANVMIEISGTEGKVEAFIELMRPYGILELTRTGRIALVRGDARPQTAEEGT from the coding sequence ATGCGGCACGTGCTCTCCGCCCTGGTCCACAACCAGCCCGGCGTCCTGGCCACCGTCTCCGGCATGCTCGCGTCCCGCGGGTTCAACATCGAGAGCCTCGCCGTCGGCGAGACCGAGCGGCACAACGTCTCCCGCATGGTCTTCGTCGTCAACGGCGACGACACCGTGGTGGACCAGGTCCGCAAGCAGCTGGACAAGCTCGTCCCCGTCATCCGGGTGGACGACATCAGCGCCGAGGACTTCGTCGAGCGCGACCTGATGCTCATCAAGGTGCAGTGCCCGTCGGACAAGCGGCCGGAGGTGTTCCAGCTCACGGAGAGCTTCCGCGGCCGGGTCGTGGACATCCAGCACGCCAACGTGATGATCGAGATCAGCGGCACCGAGGGGAAGGTGGAGGCGTTCATCGAGCTGATGCGCCCGTACGGCATCCTGGAACTGACCCGCACCGGCCGGATCGCGCTGGTCCGCGGCGACGCCCGCCCGCAGACGGCGGAGGAGGGGACGTGA
- a CDS encoding DUF1559 family PulG-like putative transporter, giving the protein MRVGTNRRAARAVLALLGGLLAGVWVGGGLVWVFNRTKMSEGSGQVAAVSLAAADEFSLVPADAAGFVHVRAADLWRTEALAEYRRVVGKAGDDALKALDEGFTPAPSTLDRVTLVSLVKPPTKAGGRMTLTPGKGGAPAPPPADAPPELQTVYLLCFTAPFDAAKVRAAYAPVANKQMVGDHEMWAGEGLAVSFHGDKTLVVGPEPAMRTFLMRSKTPDGPLAPALKLAAGGSRHVVGALNLKANKLPPDMTRDLPGEASPLLRADALTAGVVVGRGLRVDLRAAYRDDATAATAEKELRMSAESGRKSLSDAKKKLREAIAGGPDNKKPRPAAELPQAVGGLFALGALEMADEWLANPPLERAGSELSAAVTVDSIAGAYGTVAAVGAGFMLPAVQKVRDAAGRAQGQNNLKVMALGMHSHHDATGKLPPAGLPAPGTTRGRPLLSWRVAILPYVGEDALYREFKLNEAWDSPHNIRLLPRMPKLFAAPGATAPPGKTHYQVFVSPDNAAVRSMFGRSTGRSLLVPDGTSNTIMIAEGAEAVDWTKPEDLDFDADADPPLLGLPGASGFNAALGDGSVRFFPVSTAPAALRVWIGANDGIPNTP; this is encoded by the coding sequence ATGCGGGTCGGCACGAATCGGCGGGCCGCGCGGGCGGTGCTGGCGCTCCTCGGCGGCCTCCTGGCCGGCGTGTGGGTCGGCGGCGGCCTCGTCTGGGTGTTCAACCGCACCAAGATGAGCGAGGGCTCCGGCCAGGTCGCGGCCGTGTCGCTGGCTGCGGCCGACGAGTTCAGCCTCGTCCCCGCCGACGCCGCCGGGTTCGTCCACGTCCGCGCCGCCGACCTGTGGCGGACCGAGGCCCTGGCCGAGTACCGCCGTGTCGTCGGCAAGGCCGGCGACGACGCCCTCAAGGCGCTCGACGAGGGGTTTACCCCCGCCCCGTCCACGCTCGACCGGGTGACCCTGGTGTCGCTCGTGAAGCCGCCGACGAAGGCTGGCGGCCGCATGACCCTGACGCCGGGCAAGGGCGGCGCCCCGGCGCCGCCCCCGGCCGACGCCCCGCCGGAACTCCAGACGGTGTACCTCCTCTGCTTTACCGCCCCGTTCGACGCGGCCAAGGTGCGGGCCGCGTACGCGCCGGTGGCGAACAAGCAGATGGTCGGCGACCACGAGATGTGGGCCGGCGAAGGGCTGGCGGTGTCGTTCCACGGCGACAAGACGCTGGTCGTCGGCCCGGAGCCGGCGATGCGGACCTTCCTGATGCGGAGCAAGACGCCCGACGGCCCGCTGGCCCCGGCACTGAAGCTGGCCGCCGGCGGCAGCCGGCACGTCGTCGGCGCGCTGAACCTGAAGGCGAACAAGCTGCCGCCCGACATGACCCGCGACCTGCCCGGCGAGGCGTCGCCGCTGCTGCGGGCCGACGCCCTGACCGCCGGCGTGGTCGTTGGCCGCGGCCTGCGCGTGGACCTGCGGGCGGCGTACCGGGACGACGCCACCGCGGCGACGGCCGAGAAGGAGCTGCGGATGTCGGCCGAGTCCGGGCGGAAGTCGCTGTCCGACGCCAAGAAGAAACTGCGGGAGGCGATCGCCGGCGGCCCCGACAACAAGAAGCCGCGGCCGGCGGCGGAGTTGCCGCAGGCCGTCGGCGGGCTGTTCGCGCTCGGCGCCCTGGAAATGGCCGACGAGTGGCTCGCCAACCCGCCGCTGGAGCGGGCCGGGTCGGAACTGTCGGCGGCCGTGACGGTCGACTCGATCGCCGGGGCGTACGGCACGGTCGCGGCGGTGGGGGCGGGGTTCATGCTGCCGGCGGTGCAGAAGGTGCGCGACGCCGCCGGCCGCGCGCAGGGGCAGAACAACCTGAAGGTGATGGCCCTGGGAATGCACTCCCACCACGACGCGACTGGCAAGCTGCCGCCGGCCGGGCTGCCGGCCCCGGGCACGACGCGTGGCCGGCCGCTGTTGAGCTGGCGGGTGGCGATCCTGCCTTACGTCGGGGAGGACGCGCTGTACCGCGAGTTCAAGCTGAACGAGGCGTGGGACAGCCCGCACAACATCCGGCTGCTGCCGCGGATGCCGAAGCTGTTCGCCGCGCCCGGGGCGACGGCCCCGCCGGGGAAGACGCACTACCAGGTGTTCGTGTCGCCGGACAACGCCGCGGTCCGGTCGATGTTCGGCCGGTCGACGGGCCGCAGCCTGCTGGTGCCGGACGGCACGTCGAACACGATCATGATCGCGGAGGGGGCGGAGGCGGTGGACTGGACGAAGCCGGAAGACCTGGACTTCGACGCGGACGCCGACCCGCCACTCCTCGGGCTGCCGGGGGCCAGCGGCTTCAACGCGGCGCTGGGCGACGGGTCGGTGCGGTTCTTCCCGGTGTCGACGGCGCCGGCGGCGCTGCGGGTCTGGATCGGGGCCAACGACGGCATCCCGAACACGCCGTAG
- a CDS encoding Ig-like domain-containing protein, which produces MRRALGLVAAAIGLAAPAGGQPTAPGSPPAAPAPWANKFFLPDIGEKRDQAAPPVITHNFGDVPHGTVCTHTFTVTNIYDTPMQVVDIRKSCHCLNFVPFSKVLQPNESGPLTVTMDAGKFVGANSQTFYVTFGPKFVSTAVVRVSAVSKTDVSVNPGAVAFGTVSPGAKAAQAVKVEYKGRMRDWRITEAVTPHGPFDVQFNETSRGGPLRGGAEYTVTVALKPNAPSGSLADTLTLKTNDPANPVVTLAVTGAVAVPLEVAPARVRFEPVAVGQSATQRVLVRAGRPFRVLGVDCPAGDISAEVPATMTPLPLHAITVKFDPTRLGAVAAELRIRTDLDGGATVTVPVEAEAR; this is translated from the coding sequence ATGAGGCGCGCACTCGGGCTCGTGGCCGCGGCGATCGGGCTGGCGGCTCCTGCCGGCGGGCAACCGACGGCCCCCGGCTCTCCCCCCGCCGCCCCGGCCCCGTGGGCCAACAAGTTCTTCCTCCCCGACATCGGCGAGAAGCGCGACCAGGCCGCGCCCCCGGTCATCACCCACAACTTCGGCGACGTGCCGCACGGCACCGTCTGCACGCACACGTTTACGGTCACCAACATCTACGACACGCCGATGCAGGTCGTGGACATCCGGAAGAGCTGCCATTGTCTCAACTTCGTGCCGTTCTCGAAGGTGCTCCAGCCGAACGAGAGTGGGCCGCTTACGGTGACCATGGACGCCGGCAAGTTCGTGGGCGCCAACTCGCAGACCTTCTACGTCACGTTCGGGCCGAAATTCGTGTCCACCGCCGTGGTGCGGGTGAGTGCCGTGAGCAAGACGGACGTGTCGGTGAACCCCGGGGCGGTGGCGTTCGGCACGGTCAGCCCGGGGGCGAAGGCGGCGCAGGCGGTGAAGGTGGAGTACAAGGGCCGGATGCGCGACTGGCGGATCACCGAGGCCGTGACGCCACACGGGCCGTTCGACGTGCAGTTCAACGAGACGAGCCGCGGCGGCCCGCTCCGCGGCGGCGCCGAGTACACGGTAACGGTGGCGCTGAAGCCGAACGCCCCGTCCGGCTCGCTGGCCGACACGCTGACGCTGAAGACAAACGACCCGGCGAACCCGGTGGTGACGCTGGCCGTGACGGGGGCCGTGGCGGTGCCGCTGGAGGTGGCCCCGGCCCGGGTGCGGTTCGAGCCGGTGGCGGTGGGCCAGTCGGCGACGCAGCGGGTGCTGGTGCGGGCCGGCCGGCCGTTCCGCGTGCTCGGCGTGGACTGCCCGGCCGGTGACATCTCCGCGGAGGTCCCGGCGACGATGACGCCGCTGCCGCTGCACGCGATCACGGTGAAGTTCGACCCGACGCGGCTCGGGGCGGTGGCGGCGGAGTTGCGCATCCGCACCGACCTGGACGGCGGGGCTACGGTGACGGTGCCGGTGGAGGCGGAGGCCCGGTAA
- a CDS encoding MBOAT family O-acyltransferase, with the protein MPLSLFATAAAPPKTDWPYFQKLAELLPEPFFHTSNFLLFFAAVLAVYWSIPRKWQMTRIWVLVAASFHFYAAWSAELAFLVTATTLADYVFGRLMDATERQKLRRAIMITSIGMNLSILCYFKYRGFFLNELHNLLVSAGRDPGYAKYDMRALALFVPFGISFYTFEAVSYAVDVYRRKIKAETSLPRFLLFILFLPHLVSGPIVRAGDFLQQTRRPKRWNWVRMQVGVQFLLMGAFKKMAIADRMAVFCDPIFADPDKYNTGAVWMAVLAYSLRIYADFSGYSDMAVGLAHLLGYKLTNNFNMPYLAANVSEFWRRWHISLSTWLRDYLFIPLGGSRGSSFATNRNLMITMTLGGLWHGAAWSFVLWGVAHGLLLIIHRQFAAFAQARPALDAALKTTLGTCGRVGLTFLSVSLCWVLFQPDFYPDPKRPEYVITGLERATAMFGKMFSLQMGLPLPLHNRSLWYTAAFVLLCHLLVSRGWWQRVYDRLPAPVLGAGYAVCLCAAMVLAPDSGSSFIYFNF; encoded by the coding sequence ATGCCGCTCAGCTTGTTCGCCACCGCCGCTGCCCCTCCGAAGACGGACTGGCCGTACTTCCAGAAGCTCGCCGAGCTGCTGCCGGAACCGTTCTTCCACACGTCGAACTTCCTGCTGTTCTTCGCCGCGGTGCTCGCCGTCTACTGGAGCATCCCGCGCAAGTGGCAGATGACGCGCATCTGGGTGCTGGTCGCCGCCAGCTTCCACTTTTACGCCGCGTGGAGCGCCGAACTCGCGTTCCTCGTCACCGCCACCACGCTCGCCGACTACGTGTTCGGCCGGCTCATGGACGCCACCGAGCGCCAGAAGCTGCGCCGCGCGATCATGATCACCAGCATCGGCATGAACCTGTCGATCCTGTGCTACTTCAAGTACCGCGGGTTCTTCCTGAACGAGCTGCACAACCTGCTGGTGAGCGCCGGCCGCGACCCCGGGTACGCGAAGTACGACATGCGGGCACTGGCGCTGTTCGTGCCGTTCGGCATCAGCTTCTACACGTTCGAGGCGGTGAGCTACGCCGTCGACGTGTACCGCCGGAAGATCAAGGCCGAGACGAGCCTGCCGCGGTTCCTGCTGTTCATCCTGTTCCTGCCGCACCTCGTGTCCGGCCCGATCGTCCGCGCCGGCGACTTCCTCCAGCAGACGCGGCGGCCGAAGCGGTGGAACTGGGTGCGGATGCAGGTGGGCGTGCAGTTCCTGCTGATGGGCGCGTTCAAGAAGATGGCCATCGCCGACCGAATGGCGGTGTTCTGCGACCCGATCTTCGCCGACCCGGACAAGTACAACACCGGCGCGGTGTGGATGGCGGTGCTGGCGTACAGCCTCCGCATCTACGCCGACTTCAGCGGCTACTCCGACATGGCCGTGGGCCTGGCCCACCTGCTCGGGTACAAGCTGACGAACAATTTTAACATGCCGTACCTCGCGGCGAACGTGTCGGAGTTCTGGCGCCGCTGGCACATCAGCCTGTCGACGTGGCTGCGCGACTACCTGTTCATCCCGCTCGGCGGCAGCCGCGGTAGCAGCTTCGCCACGAACCGAAACCTGATGATCACGATGACGCTCGGCGGCCTGTGGCACGGGGCCGCGTGGAGCTTCGTGCTGTGGGGCGTGGCGCACGGGCTGCTGCTGATCATTCACCGCCAGTTCGCGGCGTTCGCGCAGGCCCGGCCGGCGCTCGACGCGGCGCTGAAGACGACGCTCGGCACCTGCGGCCGGGTGGGGCTGACGTTCCTGAGCGTGAGCCTGTGCTGGGTGCTGTTCCAGCCGGACTTCTACCCCGACCCGAAGCGGCCGGAGTACGTGATTACGGGGCTGGAGCGGGCGACGGCGATGTTCGGCAAGATGTTCAGCCTGCAGATGGGGCTGCCGCTGCCGCTGCACAACCGGAGCCTGTGGTACACGGCGGCGTTCGTGCTGCTGTGCCACCTGCTGGTGTCGCGCGGGTGGTGGCAGCGGGTGTACGACCGGCTGCCGGCCCCGGTGCTGGGCGCCGGCTACGCGGTGTGCCTGTGCGCCGCGATGGTGCTGGCGCCGGATAGCGGGAGCAGCTTCATCTACTTCAACTTCTGA
- the purM gene encoding phosphoribosylformylglycinamidine cyclo-ligase has translation MAEQWDYKKAGLDLGKYEDTIHRIQSHLARTQDRTRVLPPPFPPRKGGKGVGGFASLFDLDPSGLFSKKYEHPVLVTCTDGVGSKLKVAALARKFDTVGIDLVGMSVNDLICTGGEPLVFLDYIAMPADDPPMTEQLVKGIADGCVEAECSLVGGETAILPDFYQPGDFDMAGFCTGVVDKPEVIDGSRIEVGDAVIGLASSGLHSNGYSLVRKIVFDAAGLSVTDHVPELGKTVGEELLTPTRLYVKPVRRVLAHYPVKKKGVIHGLANITGGGLPDNLGRIMPPGCRVQVKAGSWPVPPVFGWLQRLGNVADAEMRRVFNGGVGFCVVAAPFFAASIVEQFEKLGVPAWVIGEVVAGEPGVDVG, from the coding sequence ATGGCCGAGCAGTGGGACTACAAGAAGGCCGGCCTCGACCTCGGCAAGTACGAGGACACGATCCACCGCATCCAGTCGCACCTCGCCCGCACCCAGGACCGGACGCGCGTGCTGCCGCCGCCGTTCCCACCGCGGAAGGGTGGCAAGGGCGTCGGCGGCTTCGCCAGCCTGTTCGACCTCGACCCCAGCGGCCTGTTCAGCAAGAAGTACGAGCACCCGGTCCTCGTCACCTGCACCGACGGCGTCGGCAGCAAGCTCAAGGTCGCGGCGCTGGCCCGGAAGTTCGACACCGTCGGCATCGACCTCGTCGGCATGTCGGTGAACGACCTGATCTGCACCGGCGGCGAACCGCTCGTGTTCCTCGACTACATCGCCATGCCGGCCGACGACCCGCCGATGACCGAGCAACTCGTGAAGGGCATCGCCGACGGGTGCGTCGAGGCCGAGTGCTCGCTCGTCGGCGGGGAGACGGCCATCCTGCCGGACTTCTACCAGCCCGGCGACTTCGACATGGCCGGGTTCTGCACCGGCGTCGTGGACAAGCCCGAGGTGATCGACGGCAGCCGCATCGAGGTCGGCGACGCGGTCATCGGCCTGGCCTCCAGCGGGCTCCACTCGAACGGGTACAGCCTGGTCCGCAAGATCGTCTTCGACGCCGCCGGCCTGTCGGTGACGGACCACGTCCCCGAGTTGGGCAAGACCGTGGGCGAGGAGTTGCTGACGCCGACGCGGCTGTACGTGAAGCCGGTGCGGCGGGTGCTGGCGCACTACCCGGTGAAGAAGAAAGGCGTGATCCACGGGCTTGCTAACATCACCGGCGGCGGCCTGCCGGACAACCTGGGCCGCATCATGCCGCCGGGCTGCCGGGTGCAGGTGAAGGCGGGGTCGTGGCCGGTGCCGCCGGTGTTCGGGTGGTTGCAACGGCTCGGCAACGTGGCCGACGCGGAGATGCGGCGGGTGTTCAACGGCGGGGTGGGCTTCTGCGTGGTGGCGGCGCCGTTCTTCGCCGCGAGCATCGTGGAGCAGTTCGAGAAGCTCGGCGTGCCGGCGTGGGTGATCGGCGAGGTCGTGGCGGGCGAGCCGGGCGTGGACGTGGGGTAG